A section of the Drosophila subobscura isolate 14011-0131.10 chromosome A, UCBerk_Dsub_1.0, whole genome shotgun sequence genome encodes:
- the LOC117901524 gene encoding double-stranded RNA-specific editase Adar isoform X7 has protein sequence MLKLTFVCTNETNPNGDTTITGTQSAEIYIDVSKSAITVDGQKKVPDKGPVMLLYELFNDVNFECINIDSAQNNCRFKMTVTINEKKFDGTGPSKKLAKNAAAKAALASLCNISYSPMVVPQKNVPLPIDDKSSSMELPQIHADAIGRLVLEKFMEVIKGQEAYSRRKVLAGIVMTENMNFFEAKVISVSTGTKCVSGEHMSVNGAVLNDSHAEIVSRRCLLKFLYAQLDLQCNQATAYQSIFVRNTDGQYPYKLKSGVHFHLYINTAPCGDARIFSPHENDTGVDKHPNRKARGQLRTKIESGEGTIPVKSSDGIQTWDGVLQGQRLLTMSCSDKIARWNIVGIQGSLLSSIIEPVYLHSIVLGSLLHPEHMYRAVCGRIEKSIQGLPPPYHLNKPRLALVTSAEPRNQAKAPNFGINWTIGDVELEVVNSLTGRTIGGQVSRITKQAFFDKYGFLMKNLPGILNRSVTTDYGQTKANVKDYQTAKLELFSAFKREDLGSWLKKPIEQDEFVLTE, from the exons ATGCTTAAACTTACCTTTGTGtgcacaaatgaaacaaatccTAACGGGGACACCACAATAACCGGTACTCAATCAGCAGAAATATAT ATAGATGTCAGTAAGAGCGCCATTACCGTCGATGGGCAAAAGAAGGTGCCAGACAAGGGTCCCGTCATGCTACTCTATGAACTGTTCAATGACGTTAATTTTGAGTGCATTAATATTGACAGTGCACAGAACAACTGTCGCTTTAAAATGACTGTAACCATTAACGAAAAGAAATTCGATGGTACCG GTCCATCgaaaaagttggccaaaaatgcCGCCGCGAAGGCAGCGCTCGCCTCGCTGTGCAACATCTCTTACAGTCCGATGGTAGTGCCACAAAAGAATGTGCCACTCCCCATTGATGACAAGTCATCGTCCATGGAGTTGCCGCAGATACATGCAGATGCGATTGGAAGACTGGTATTGGAAAAGTTTATGGAGGTTATAAAGGGCCAGGAGGCATACTCCCGGCGAAAGGTATTGGCGGGCATTGTTATGACCGAAAACATGAATTTTTTCGAGGCCAAA GTAATATCCGTTTCAACTGGCACGAAATGTGTCAGCGGCGAGCATATGAGCGTTAATGGTGCCGTTCTAAACGATTCTCATGCTGAAATTGTCTCTAGGCGTTGTCTACTAAAGTTCTTGTACGCACAGCTGGATCTTCAGTGCAATCAGg CCACAGCATATCAGTCGATTTTCGTGAGGAATACTGATGGGCAATACCCCTATAAACTAAAATCCGGggtacatttccatttgtatataaatacagCACCTTGTGGGGATGCACGGATATTTAGTCCTCACGAAAACGACACAGGTGTTGATAAACATCCAAATAG aaaagctCGTGGGCAATTGCGTACGAAAATCGAGTCCGGCGAAGGTACAATACCCGTTAAGAGTAGCGATGGCATACAAACCTGGGATGGTGTACTACAG GGTCAAAGATTGCTTACAATGTCATGCTCGGATAAAATTGCACGTTGGAACATTGTGGGTATACAAGGTTCCTTATTGTCTTCCATAATTGAGCCAGTGTACCTGCATTCCATTGTATTGGGGAGTCTGCTGCACCCAGAGCATATGTATCGTGCGGTGTGTGGACGAATAGAAAAGTCTATCCAAGGCTTGCCGCCGCCATACCATTTGAATAAGCCACGACTGGCATTGGTCACATCGGCTGAGCCGCGCAATCAGGCCAAggcaccaaattttggcatcAATTGGACCATCGGAGATGTTGAATTGGAAGTGGTAAATTCGCTGACTGGCCGAACTATCGGTGGTCAAGTATCGCGAATCACCAAGCAAGCGTTTTTTGATAAATATggatttttaatgaaaaacttACCAGGTATTTTGAACCGCAGTGTAACCACAGACTACGGCCAGACCAAAGCCAACGTCAAGGATTATCAG acGGCTAAACTGGAATTGTTTAGCGCCTTCAAGCGGGAGGATCTTGGCAGCTGGCTAAAGAAACCCATAGAACAAGATGAGTTCGTTCTTACCGAATGA
- the LOC117901524 gene encoding double-stranded RNA-specific editase Adar isoform X3: MYPAYYKPARAACYKSCNHAVRMARSTSLFHQRHQFYYSSASSCFASKRYSRVLFKRRTMLPRYPYGPVANSTENTMNGYNRKAPQKRRYEMPKYAVPPKKKTCKERIPQPKNTVAMLNELRNGLIYKLESQTGPVHAPLFTISVEVDGQKYMGQGRSKKVARIEAAATALRSFIQFKDGAVLSPLKPSGNLDFTSDEHLENDVSKSAITVDGQKKVPDKGPVMLLYELFNDVNFECINIDSAQNNCRFKMTVTINEKKFDGTGPSKKLAKNAAAKAALASLCNISYSPMVVPQKNVPLPIDDKSSSMELPQIHADAIGRLVLEKFMEVIKGQEAYSRRKVLAGIVMTENMNFFEAKVISVSTGTKCVSGEHMSVNGAVLNDSHAEIVSRRCLLKFLYAQLDLQCNQATAYQSIFVRNTDGQYPYKLKSGVHFHLYINTAPCGDARIFSPHENDTGVDKHPNRKARGQLRTKIESGEGTIPVKSSDGIQTWDGVLQGQRLLTMSCSDKIARWNIVGIQGSLLSSIIEPVYLHSIVLGSLLHPEHMYRAVCGRIEKSIQGLPPPYHLNKPRLALVTSAEPRNQAKAPNFGINWTIGDVELEVVNSLTGRTIGGQVSRITKQAFFDKYGFLMKNLPGILNRSVTTDYGQTKANVKDYQTAKLELFSAFKREDLGSWLKKPIEQDEFVLTE, from the exons ATGTATCCAGCATATTATAAGCCAGCGCGTGCAGCGTGCTATAAGTCGTGTAATCATGCCGTGCGTATGGCCAGATCTACTTCGCTATTTCATCAGCGACATCAGTTTTATTATTCATCAGCATCGTCCTGTTTCGCAAGCAAAAGGTACTCGCGTGTACTCTTTAAGCGACGCACAATGCTACCACGTTATCCCTACGGT CCGGTGGCTAACTCTACCGAAAACACCATGAATGGCTATAACCGAAAGGCGCCGCAAAAACGCCGTTatgaaatgccaaaatatGCTG TACctccaaaaaagaaaacatgcAAGGAGCGGATACCACAGCCGAAGAATACGGTGGCAATGCTAAATGAGTTAAGAAATGGACTGATTTACAAATTGGAGTCACAGACTGGTCCGGTGCACGCACCTTTATTTACGATATCCGTCGAG GTCGATGGTCAAAAATATATGGGCCAGGGACGCAGTAAAAAAGTGGCGCGTatcgaagcagcagccacagcccttCGCAGCTTTATTCAGTTTAAGGACGGTGCCGTATTATCGCCATTGAAGCCATCCGGCAATTTGGACTTTACCAGCGATGAGCATCTTGAAAATG ATGTCAGTAAGAGCGCCATTACCGTCGATGGGCAAAAGAAGGTGCCAGACAAGGGTCCCGTCATGCTACTCTATGAACTGTTCAATGACGTTAATTTTGAGTGCATTAATATTGACAGTGCACAGAACAACTGTCGCTTTAAAATGACTGTAACCATTAACGAAAAGAAATTCGATGGTACCG GTCCATCgaaaaagttggccaaaaatgcCGCCGCGAAGGCAGCGCTCGCCTCGCTGTGCAACATCTCTTACAGTCCGATGGTAGTGCCACAAAAGAATGTGCCACTCCCCATTGATGACAAGTCATCGTCCATGGAGTTGCCGCAGATACATGCAGATGCGATTGGAAGACTGGTATTGGAAAAGTTTATGGAGGTTATAAAGGGCCAGGAGGCATACTCCCGGCGAAAGGTATTGGCGGGCATTGTTATGACCGAAAACATGAATTTTTTCGAGGCCAAA GTAATATCCGTTTCAACTGGCACGAAATGTGTCAGCGGCGAGCATATGAGCGTTAATGGTGCCGTTCTAAACGATTCTCATGCTGAAATTGTCTCTAGGCGTTGTCTACTAAAGTTCTTGTACGCACAGCTGGATCTTCAGTGCAATCAGg CCACAGCATATCAGTCGATTTTCGTGAGGAATACTGATGGGCAATACCCCTATAAACTAAAATCCGGggtacatttccatttgtatataaatacagCACCTTGTGGGGATGCACGGATATTTAGTCCTCACGAAAACGACACAGGTGTTGATAAACATCCAAATAG aaaagctCGTGGGCAATTGCGTACGAAAATCGAGTCCGGCGAAGGTACAATACCCGTTAAGAGTAGCGATGGCATACAAACCTGGGATGGTGTACTACAG GGTCAAAGATTGCTTACAATGTCATGCTCGGATAAAATTGCACGTTGGAACATTGTGGGTATACAAGGTTCCTTATTGTCTTCCATAATTGAGCCAGTGTACCTGCATTCCATTGTATTGGGGAGTCTGCTGCACCCAGAGCATATGTATCGTGCGGTGTGTGGACGAATAGAAAAGTCTATCCAAGGCTTGCCGCCGCCATACCATTTGAATAAGCCACGACTGGCATTGGTCACATCGGCTGAGCCGCGCAATCAGGCCAAggcaccaaattttggcatcAATTGGACCATCGGAGATGTTGAATTGGAAGTGGTAAATTCGCTGACTGGCCGAACTATCGGTGGTCAAGTATCGCGAATCACCAAGCAAGCGTTTTTTGATAAATATggatttttaatgaaaaacttACCAGGTATTTTGAACCGCAGTGTAACCACAGACTACGGCCAGACCAAAGCCAACGTCAAGGATTATCAG acGGCTAAACTGGAATTGTTTAGCGCCTTCAAGCGGGAGGATCTTGGCAGCTGGCTAAAGAAACCCATAGAACAAGATGAGTTCGTTCTTACCGAATGA
- the LOC117901524 gene encoding double-stranded RNA-specific editase Adar isoform X4 produces the protein MLNSANNNSLQHPVANSTENTMNGYNRKAPQKRRYEMPKYAVPPKKKTCKERIPQPKNTVAMLNELRNGLIYKLESQTGPVHAPLFTISVEVDGQKYMGQGRSKKVARIEAAATALRSFIQFKDGAVLSPLKPSGNLDFTSDEHLENGIENVANDKLVDYMQMMILMLKETEKKPNLTSLETSKLRLQMFCMSQNRDEFKNVSKSAITVDGQKKVPDKGPVMLLYELFNDVNFECINIDSAQNNCRFKMTVTINEKKFDGTGPSKKLAKNAAAKAALASLCNISYSPMVVPQKNVPLPIDDKSSSMELPQIHADAIGRLVLEKFMEVIKGQEAYSRRKVLAGIVMTENMNFFEAKVISVSTGTKCVSGEHMSVNGAVLNDSHAEIVSRRCLLKFLYAQLDLQCNQATAYQSIFVRNTDGQYPYKLKSGVHFHLYINTAPCGDARIFSPHENDTGVDKHPNRKARGQLRTKIESGEGTIPVKSSDGIQTWDGVLQGQRLLTMSCSDKIARWNIVGIQGSLLSSIIEPVYLHSIVLGSLLHPEHMYRAVCGRIEKSIQGLPPPYHLNKPRLALVTSAEPRNQAKAPNFGINWTIGDVELEVVNSLTGRTIGGQVSRITKQAFFDKYGFLMKNLPGILNRSVTTDYGQTKANVKDYQTAKLELFSAFKREDLGSWLKKPIEQDEFVLTE, from the exons ATGTTAAACAGCGCAAATAACAATTCTCTCCAGCAT CCGGTGGCTAACTCTACCGAAAACACCATGAATGGCTATAACCGAAAGGCGCCGCAAAAACGCCGTTatgaaatgccaaaatatGCTG TACctccaaaaaagaaaacatgcAAGGAGCGGATACCACAGCCGAAGAATACGGTGGCAATGCTAAATGAGTTAAGAAATGGACTGATTTACAAATTGGAGTCACAGACTGGTCCGGTGCACGCACCTTTATTTACGATATCCGTCGAG GTCGATGGTCAAAAATATATGGGCCAGGGACGCAGTAAAAAAGTGGCGCGTatcgaagcagcagccacagcccttCGCAGCTTTATTCAGTTTAAGGACGGTGCCGTATTATCGCCATTGAAGCCATCCGGCAATTTGGACTTTACCAGCGATGAGCATCTTGAAAATGGtattgaaaatgttgccaatgATAAATTGGTCGATTACATGCAGATGATGATATTGATGTTGAAAGAAACCGAAAAGAAACCCAACCTTACCTCGCTTGAAACATCCAAGTTGCGTCTTCAAATGTTTTGCATGAGTCAGA atcgAGACGAATTCAAAA ATGTCAGTAAGAGCGCCATTACCGTCGATGGGCAAAAGAAGGTGCCAGACAAGGGTCCCGTCATGCTACTCTATGAACTGTTCAATGACGTTAATTTTGAGTGCATTAATATTGACAGTGCACAGAACAACTGTCGCTTTAAAATGACTGTAACCATTAACGAAAAGAAATTCGATGGTACCG GTCCATCgaaaaagttggccaaaaatgcCGCCGCGAAGGCAGCGCTCGCCTCGCTGTGCAACATCTCTTACAGTCCGATGGTAGTGCCACAAAAGAATGTGCCACTCCCCATTGATGACAAGTCATCGTCCATGGAGTTGCCGCAGATACATGCAGATGCGATTGGAAGACTGGTATTGGAAAAGTTTATGGAGGTTATAAAGGGCCAGGAGGCATACTCCCGGCGAAAGGTATTGGCGGGCATTGTTATGACCGAAAACATGAATTTTTTCGAGGCCAAA GTAATATCCGTTTCAACTGGCACGAAATGTGTCAGCGGCGAGCATATGAGCGTTAATGGTGCCGTTCTAAACGATTCTCATGCTGAAATTGTCTCTAGGCGTTGTCTACTAAAGTTCTTGTACGCACAGCTGGATCTTCAGTGCAATCAGg CCACAGCATATCAGTCGATTTTCGTGAGGAATACTGATGGGCAATACCCCTATAAACTAAAATCCGGggtacatttccatttgtatataaatacagCACCTTGTGGGGATGCACGGATATTTAGTCCTCACGAAAACGACACAGGTGTTGATAAACATCCAAATAG aaaagctCGTGGGCAATTGCGTACGAAAATCGAGTCCGGCGAAGGTACAATACCCGTTAAGAGTAGCGATGGCATACAAACCTGGGATGGTGTACTACAG GGTCAAAGATTGCTTACAATGTCATGCTCGGATAAAATTGCACGTTGGAACATTGTGGGTATACAAGGTTCCTTATTGTCTTCCATAATTGAGCCAGTGTACCTGCATTCCATTGTATTGGGGAGTCTGCTGCACCCAGAGCATATGTATCGTGCGGTGTGTGGACGAATAGAAAAGTCTATCCAAGGCTTGCCGCCGCCATACCATTTGAATAAGCCACGACTGGCATTGGTCACATCGGCTGAGCCGCGCAATCAGGCCAAggcaccaaattttggcatcAATTGGACCATCGGAGATGTTGAATTGGAAGTGGTAAATTCGCTGACTGGCCGAACTATCGGTGGTCAAGTATCGCGAATCACCAAGCAAGCGTTTTTTGATAAATATggatttttaatgaaaaacttACCAGGTATTTTGAACCGCAGTGTAACCACAGACTACGGCCAGACCAAAGCCAACGTCAAGGATTATCAG acGGCTAAACTGGAATTGTTTAGCGCCTTCAAGCGGGAGGATCTTGGCAGCTGGCTAAAGAAACCCATAGAACAAGATGAGTTCGTTCTTACCGAATGA
- the LOC117901524 gene encoding double-stranded RNA-specific editase Adar isoform X6, translating into MLNSANNNSLQHPVANSTENTMNGYNRKAPQKRRYEMPKYAVPPKKKTCKERIPQPKNTVAMLNELRNGLIYKLESQTGPVHAPLFTISVEVDGQKYMGQGRSKKVARIEAAATALRSFIQFKDGAVLSPLKPSGNLDFTSDEHLENDVSKSAITVDGQKKVPDKGPVMLLYELFNDVNFECINIDSAQNNCRFKMTVTINEKKFDGTGPSKKLAKNAAAKAALASLCNISYSPMVVPQKNVPLPIDDKSSSMELPQIHADAIGRLVLEKFMEVIKGQEAYSRRKVLAGIVMTENMNFFEAKVISVSTGTKCVSGEHMSVNGAVLNDSHAEIVSRRCLLKFLYAQLDLQCNQATAYQSIFVRNTDGQYPYKLKSGVHFHLYINTAPCGDARIFSPHENDTGVDKHPNRKARGQLRTKIESGEGTIPVKSSDGIQTWDGVLQGQRLLTMSCSDKIARWNIVGIQGSLLSSIIEPVYLHSIVLGSLLHPEHMYRAVCGRIEKSIQGLPPPYHLNKPRLALVTSAEPRNQAKAPNFGINWTIGDVELEVVNSLTGRTIGGQVSRITKQAFFDKYGFLMKNLPGILNRSVTTDYGQTKANVKDYQTAKLELFSAFKREDLGSWLKKPIEQDEFVLTE; encoded by the exons ATGTTAAACAGCGCAAATAACAATTCTCTCCAGCAT CCGGTGGCTAACTCTACCGAAAACACCATGAATGGCTATAACCGAAAGGCGCCGCAAAAACGCCGTTatgaaatgccaaaatatGCTG TACctccaaaaaagaaaacatgcAAGGAGCGGATACCACAGCCGAAGAATACGGTGGCAATGCTAAATGAGTTAAGAAATGGACTGATTTACAAATTGGAGTCACAGACTGGTCCGGTGCACGCACCTTTATTTACGATATCCGTCGAG GTCGATGGTCAAAAATATATGGGCCAGGGACGCAGTAAAAAAGTGGCGCGTatcgaagcagcagccacagcccttCGCAGCTTTATTCAGTTTAAGGACGGTGCCGTATTATCGCCATTGAAGCCATCCGGCAATTTGGACTTTACCAGCGATGAGCATCTTGAAAATG ATGTCAGTAAGAGCGCCATTACCGTCGATGGGCAAAAGAAGGTGCCAGACAAGGGTCCCGTCATGCTACTCTATGAACTGTTCAATGACGTTAATTTTGAGTGCATTAATATTGACAGTGCACAGAACAACTGTCGCTTTAAAATGACTGTAACCATTAACGAAAAGAAATTCGATGGTACCG GTCCATCgaaaaagttggccaaaaatgcCGCCGCGAAGGCAGCGCTCGCCTCGCTGTGCAACATCTCTTACAGTCCGATGGTAGTGCCACAAAAGAATGTGCCACTCCCCATTGATGACAAGTCATCGTCCATGGAGTTGCCGCAGATACATGCAGATGCGATTGGAAGACTGGTATTGGAAAAGTTTATGGAGGTTATAAAGGGCCAGGAGGCATACTCCCGGCGAAAGGTATTGGCGGGCATTGTTATGACCGAAAACATGAATTTTTTCGAGGCCAAA GTAATATCCGTTTCAACTGGCACGAAATGTGTCAGCGGCGAGCATATGAGCGTTAATGGTGCCGTTCTAAACGATTCTCATGCTGAAATTGTCTCTAGGCGTTGTCTACTAAAGTTCTTGTACGCACAGCTGGATCTTCAGTGCAATCAGg CCACAGCATATCAGTCGATTTTCGTGAGGAATACTGATGGGCAATACCCCTATAAACTAAAATCCGGggtacatttccatttgtatataaatacagCACCTTGTGGGGATGCACGGATATTTAGTCCTCACGAAAACGACACAGGTGTTGATAAACATCCAAATAG aaaagctCGTGGGCAATTGCGTACGAAAATCGAGTCCGGCGAAGGTACAATACCCGTTAAGAGTAGCGATGGCATACAAACCTGGGATGGTGTACTACAG GGTCAAAGATTGCTTACAATGTCATGCTCGGATAAAATTGCACGTTGGAACATTGTGGGTATACAAGGTTCCTTATTGTCTTCCATAATTGAGCCAGTGTACCTGCATTCCATTGTATTGGGGAGTCTGCTGCACCCAGAGCATATGTATCGTGCGGTGTGTGGACGAATAGAAAAGTCTATCCAAGGCTTGCCGCCGCCATACCATTTGAATAAGCCACGACTGGCATTGGTCACATCGGCTGAGCCGCGCAATCAGGCCAAggcaccaaattttggcatcAATTGGACCATCGGAGATGTTGAATTGGAAGTGGTAAATTCGCTGACTGGCCGAACTATCGGTGGTCAAGTATCGCGAATCACCAAGCAAGCGTTTTTTGATAAATATggatttttaatgaaaaacttACCAGGTATTTTGAACCGCAGTGTAACCACAGACTACGGCCAGACCAAAGCCAACGTCAAGGATTATCAG acGGCTAAACTGGAATTGTTTAGCGCCTTCAAGCGGGAGGATCTTGGCAGCTGGCTAAAGAAACCCATAGAACAAGATGAGTTCGTTCTTACCGAATGA
- the LOC117901524 gene encoding double-stranded RNA-specific editase Adar isoform X1 has protein sequence MNGYNRKAPQKRRYEMPKYAVPPKKKTCKERIPQPKNTVAMLNELRNGLIYKLESQTGPVHAPLFTISVEVDGQKYMGQGRSKKVARIEAAATALRSFIQFKDGAVLSPLKPSGNLDFTSDEHLENGIENVANDKLVDYMQMMILMLKETEKKPNLTSLETSKLRLQMFCMSQNRDEFKNVSKSAITVDGQKKVPDKGPVMLLYELFNDVNFECINIDSAQNNCRFKMTVTINEKKFDGTGPSKKLAKNAAAKAALASLCNISYSPMVVPQKNVPLPIDDKSSSMELPQIHADAIGRLVLEKFMEVIKGQEAYSRRKVLAGIVMTENMNFFEAKVISVSTGTKCVSGEHMSVNGAVLNDSHAEIVSRRCLLKFLYAQLDLQCNQATAYQSIFVRNTDGQYPYKLKSGVHFHLYINTAPCGDARIFSPHENDTGVDKHPNRKARGQLRTKIESGEGTIPVKSSDGIQTWDGVLQGQRLLTMSCSDKIARWNIVGIQGSLLSSIIEPVYLHSIVLGSLLHPEHMYRAVCGRIEKSIQGLPPPYHLNKPRLALVTSAEPRNQAKAPNFGINWTIGDVELEVVNSLTGRTIGGQVSRITKQAFFDKYGFLMKNLPGILNRSVTTDYGQTKANVKDYQTAKLELFSAFKREDLGSWLKKPIEQDEFVLTE, from the exons ATGAATGGCTATAACCGAAAGGCGCCGCAAAAACGCCGTTatgaaatgccaaaatatGCTG TACctccaaaaaagaaaacatgcAAGGAGCGGATACCACAGCCGAAGAATACGGTGGCAATGCTAAATGAGTTAAGAAATGGACTGATTTACAAATTGGAGTCACAGACTGGTCCGGTGCACGCACCTTTATTTACGATATCCGTCGAG GTCGATGGTCAAAAATATATGGGCCAGGGACGCAGTAAAAAAGTGGCGCGTatcgaagcagcagccacagcccttCGCAGCTTTATTCAGTTTAAGGACGGTGCCGTATTATCGCCATTGAAGCCATCCGGCAATTTGGACTTTACCAGCGATGAGCATCTTGAAAATGGtattgaaaatgttgccaatgATAAATTGGTCGATTACATGCAGATGATGATATTGATGTTGAAAGAAACCGAAAAGAAACCCAACCTTACCTCGCTTGAAACATCCAAGTTGCGTCTTCAAATGTTTTGCATGAGTCAGA atcgAGACGAATTCAAAA ATGTCAGTAAGAGCGCCATTACCGTCGATGGGCAAAAGAAGGTGCCAGACAAGGGTCCCGTCATGCTACTCTATGAACTGTTCAATGACGTTAATTTTGAGTGCATTAATATTGACAGTGCACAGAACAACTGTCGCTTTAAAATGACTGTAACCATTAACGAAAAGAAATTCGATGGTACCG GTCCATCgaaaaagttggccaaaaatgcCGCCGCGAAGGCAGCGCTCGCCTCGCTGTGCAACATCTCTTACAGTCCGATGGTAGTGCCACAAAAGAATGTGCCACTCCCCATTGATGACAAGTCATCGTCCATGGAGTTGCCGCAGATACATGCAGATGCGATTGGAAGACTGGTATTGGAAAAGTTTATGGAGGTTATAAAGGGCCAGGAGGCATACTCCCGGCGAAAGGTATTGGCGGGCATTGTTATGACCGAAAACATGAATTTTTTCGAGGCCAAA GTAATATCCGTTTCAACTGGCACGAAATGTGTCAGCGGCGAGCATATGAGCGTTAATGGTGCCGTTCTAAACGATTCTCATGCTGAAATTGTCTCTAGGCGTTGTCTACTAAAGTTCTTGTACGCACAGCTGGATCTTCAGTGCAATCAGg CCACAGCATATCAGTCGATTTTCGTGAGGAATACTGATGGGCAATACCCCTATAAACTAAAATCCGGggtacatttccatttgtatataaatacagCACCTTGTGGGGATGCACGGATATTTAGTCCTCACGAAAACGACACAGGTGTTGATAAACATCCAAATAG aaaagctCGTGGGCAATTGCGTACGAAAATCGAGTCCGGCGAAGGTACAATACCCGTTAAGAGTAGCGATGGCATACAAACCTGGGATGGTGTACTACAG GGTCAAAGATTGCTTACAATGTCATGCTCGGATAAAATTGCACGTTGGAACATTGTGGGTATACAAGGTTCCTTATTGTCTTCCATAATTGAGCCAGTGTACCTGCATTCCATTGTATTGGGGAGTCTGCTGCACCCAGAGCATATGTATCGTGCGGTGTGTGGACGAATAGAAAAGTCTATCCAAGGCTTGCCGCCGCCATACCATTTGAATAAGCCACGACTGGCATTGGTCACATCGGCTGAGCCGCGCAATCAGGCCAAggcaccaaattttggcatcAATTGGACCATCGGAGATGTTGAATTGGAAGTGGTAAATTCGCTGACTGGCCGAACTATCGGTGGTCAAGTATCGCGAATCACCAAGCAAGCGTTTTTTGATAAATATggatttttaatgaaaaacttACCAGGTATTTTGAACCGCAGTGTAACCACAGACTACGGCCAGACCAAAGCCAACGTCAAGGATTATCAG acGGCTAAACTGGAATTGTTTAGCGCCTTCAAGCGGGAGGATCTTGGCAGCTGGCTAAAGAAACCCATAGAACAAGATGAGTTCGTTCTTACCGAATGA